One genomic window of Polyangium aurulentum includes the following:
- the ligD gene encoding non-homologous end-joining DNA ligase: protein MKLEEYRRKRDPERTNEPFSDDPTVTEPSCGGVYVVHLHDARRRHYDLRIEIGGALESFSVPRGPTLDPHERRLAVRTEPHPMEYLDFEDVIPEGNYGAGPMIAWDRGRVRYIGAPAEQQLEKGKLDFELHGHKLHGRFTLVHPKKSEKDWLLFKKNDAFAKEGSDIVTAEPRSIYSGLTVEELGSAPSIARALGEDAARLGAPLRAIEPDMIPMVPSTGKKGRTRSGMIYELALDGVRTLARKNGREAVLLNAQLRDMTRVYPEIARAVRALAAEEVVIDGEIIALDDAGQPSLERLAQRIHLVRDDDVRRAMLAVPVVYVVFDLLALGGRDLRPLPLRARKELLRRLLPGAGMMRVLDALEGDPGPLLELCSARNLAGILAKRADAPYRPGPRRSRDWVKLACSRKTDTQGHEKEEAEIERLSAEVAKVAEVAEVARTKPGTHAKQRVTISNPGKVLWPGEGFTKKDLASYYKDIAPVMLPYLRDRPVMLVRYPDGIEGKSFYQWNVPPGLPSWMQTLRIQLESQEPMDVFHIRDADTLLYVTNMAAIPIHVLASRAATIDACDFFTIDLDVSGGTFANVITLARTLRGMLDTIGLVGFPKTSGQSGLHIFVPLGPGNSYDTARTLADLLGHLLVARHPNIATMERMKVNRGPRVYVDTGQTGPSRTIVAPYAARAKPGATVSTPLEWDEVNDALDPRVFDLRSVPARVDKLGDPMARLLEVRPSVADAAARLEKLVRGSKKRAA, encoded by the coding sequence ATGAAGCTCGAAGAATATAGAAGAAAGAGGGATCCGGAGCGCACGAACGAGCCGTTCAGTGACGATCCGACCGTGACGGAGCCGAGCTGCGGGGGCGTGTACGTCGTCCACCTCCACGACGCGCGGCGGCGTCATTACGACCTGCGCATCGAGATCGGCGGCGCCCTCGAGAGCTTCTCGGTCCCCCGCGGGCCGACCCTCGATCCGCACGAGCGAAGGCTCGCCGTGCGCACCGAGCCGCACCCGATGGAATACCTCGATTTCGAGGACGTGATCCCCGAGGGCAACTACGGCGCCGGGCCCATGATCGCCTGGGACCGCGGCCGCGTGCGCTACATCGGCGCGCCCGCCGAGCAGCAGCTCGAAAAGGGCAAGCTCGACTTCGAGCTGCACGGCCACAAGCTGCACGGCCGATTCACGCTCGTCCACCCAAAGAAATCGGAGAAAGACTGGCTGCTCTTCAAGAAGAACGACGCCTTCGCCAAGGAGGGCAGCGACATCGTCACCGCCGAGCCGCGCTCCATCTACTCGGGCCTCACGGTCGAGGAGCTCGGCAGCGCCCCCTCGATCGCCCGCGCCCTCGGCGAGGACGCCGCGCGCCTCGGCGCGCCCCTGCGCGCAATCGAGCCGGACATGATCCCCATGGTCCCGTCCACCGGCAAGAAGGGTCGCACGCGCAGCGGGATGATCTACGAGCTCGCGCTCGACGGCGTCCGCACCCTGGCCAGGAAAAACGGGCGCGAGGCGGTTCTCCTCAATGCGCAGCTCCGCGACATGACGCGCGTCTATCCCGAGATCGCCCGCGCCGTTCGCGCGCTCGCGGCCGAGGAGGTGGTCATCGACGGGGAGATCATCGCCCTCGACGACGCCGGACAGCCGAGCCTCGAGCGGCTCGCGCAGCGAATCCACCTCGTGCGCGACGACGACGTCCGCCGCGCCATGCTGGCTGTCCCGGTGGTCTATGTCGTCTTCGATCTGCTCGCCCTCGGAGGCCGCGACCTGCGCCCGCTGCCGCTGCGCGCACGCAAGGAGCTTTTGCGGCGCCTGCTCCCCGGAGCCGGCATGATGCGCGTGCTCGACGCGCTCGAGGGCGATCCCGGCCCGCTGCTCGAGCTTTGCAGCGCGCGAAACCTCGCGGGCATCCTCGCCAAACGCGCCGACGCTCCCTATCGCCCCGGCCCCAGGCGCTCACGCGATTGGGTGAAGCTCGCGTGCAGCCGCAAGACGGACACGCAGGGCCACGAAAAGGAGGAGGCCGAAATCGAGCGCCTCTCCGCCGAGGTCGCCAAGGTCGCCGAGGTCGCCGAGGTCGCCCGCACGAAGCCCGGCACCCATGCAAAGCAGCGCGTCACGATCTCCAATCCCGGCAAGGTGCTCTGGCCGGGCGAGGGTTTTACCAAGAAGGACCTCGCGAGCTACTACAAGGACATCGCCCCCGTCATGCTGCCGTACCTGCGCGACCGGCCGGTCATGCTGGTGCGTTACCCCGACGGCATCGAGGGCAAGTCGTTCTACCAATGGAACGTGCCGCCGGGCCTGCCTTCCTGGATGCAGACGCTGCGCATCCAGCTCGAGAGCCAGGAGCCGATGGACGTCTTCCACATCCGCGACGCCGACACGCTCCTTTACGTCACCAACATGGCCGCCATCCCCATTCATGTGCTCGCCTCGCGCGCAGCCACCATCGACGCGTGCGATTTCTTCACCATCGATCTCGACGTGAGCGGTGGGACATTCGCGAACGTCATCACGCTCGCGCGCACGCTGCGGGGGATGCTCGATACGATCGGCCTCGTCGGCTTTCCGAAGACCTCGGGTCAATCGGGGCTGCACATCTTCGTGCCGCTCGGGCCGGGAAACTCGTACGACACGGCGCGCACGCTCGCGGACCTGCTCGGTCACCTGCTCGTGGCGCGGCACCCGAACATCGCGACCATGGAGCGCATGAAGGTCAACCGCGGCCCCCGCGTGTACGTGGATACCGGACAAACGGGCCCATCGCGCACGATCGTCGCGCCCTACGCGGCGCGGGCGAAGCCGGGGGCCACGGTCTCGACGCCGCTCGAATGGGACGAGGTGAACGACGCGCTCGACCCGCGCGTCTTCGACCTCCGCTCGGTGCCGGCCCGCGTCGACAAGCTCGGCGACCCGATGGCGCGCCTGCTCGAGGTGCGCCCCAGCGTCGCGGATGCGGCGGCGCGGCTCGAGAAGCTCGTCCGCGGGAGCAAGAAACGGGCAGCCTGA
- a CDS encoding ABC transporter ATP-binding protein produces the protein MSSGDKPTSNPKTSRFASIGRLLALALPERGPLALATVFLAIGSGMGLIIPQAIKIIVDQAAGQGNTRWTLDEAAVGIVAVASVMAVSVAFRFTLFSMVGERVVTRLRKDLFERLLAQEIAFFDEKRTGDLTSRLSSDTALVQNAVSVNVSMGLRFLAQVLGGIALLVYTSPILTAVMLGVVPPIAFGAVGYGRRVRKLSRDAQDALARANEVAEETIAGVRTVRAFAAERSETARYERAVWDALGVARKRIFTNATFMSVTSFAAYGALALVLWYGGRLVVRGEMTPGGLTSFLVYTLMVAFSLGGMSELWAELMKASGAAERIFELIDRTPAIPLSDGERPASVEGALVFEGVTFAYPTRKDVPVLRGIDLSIRPGEVVALVGPSGAGKSTIASMLLRLYDPAGGRVLLDGKSLASISPEWLRRQVGIVAQEPLLFSCSVADNIRYGRPDATDAEVEAAARAANAHEFVSRFPEGYATLVGERGVQLSGGQKQRVAIARAVLKDPKILVLDEATSALDAESEHLVKEALDRLMKDRTTLVIAHRLSTVMGADRVVVLEDGRMVQSGDHASLMRDGGLYRKLVERQLDGGQALAASAKVTVTPSEAAASA, from the coding sequence ATGTCATCCGGCGACAAGCCCACCTCCAACCCAAAGACCTCCCGGTTCGCCTCCATCGGGCGCCTGCTCGCGCTGGCCTTGCCCGAGCGCGGCCCGCTCGCGCTGGCCACGGTCTTCCTCGCGATCGGCTCCGGGATGGGCCTGATCATCCCGCAGGCGATCAAGATCATCGTCGATCAGGCGGCCGGGCAGGGCAATACGCGCTGGACGCTCGACGAGGCCGCGGTCGGGATCGTGGCCGTGGCCAGCGTGATGGCCGTGTCGGTGGCGTTCAGGTTCACCCTCTTCTCGATGGTGGGCGAGCGCGTGGTGACGCGGCTGCGCAAAGACCTGTTCGAGCGGCTGCTCGCGCAGGAGATTGCGTTCTTCGACGAAAAACGCACGGGGGACTTGACGTCCAGGCTCTCCTCGGACACCGCGCTCGTCCAGAATGCGGTGAGCGTCAACGTGTCGATGGGGCTGCGATTTCTCGCGCAGGTTCTGGGCGGGATCGCGCTCCTCGTTTACACCTCGCCGATACTCACTGCCGTGATGCTAGGTGTAGTGCCTCCCATCGCGTTTGGCGCGGTGGGCTATGGGCGGCGGGTGCGAAAGCTGTCGCGCGACGCCCAGGACGCCCTGGCGCGGGCGAACGAGGTCGCCGAGGAGACGATCGCGGGCGTACGCACGGTGCGCGCGTTCGCGGCGGAGAGGAGCGAGACGGCGCGCTACGAGCGGGCGGTGTGGGACGCGCTCGGGGTGGCCAGAAAGCGCATCTTCACGAACGCGACGTTCATGAGCGTGACGTCTTTCGCGGCGTACGGCGCGCTCGCGCTCGTGCTCTGGTATGGCGGGCGTCTCGTCGTGCGTGGCGAGATGACGCCGGGCGGGCTGACGTCGTTCCTCGTATACACCTTGATGGTCGCCTTCTCGCTCGGCGGAATGAGCGAGCTGTGGGCCGAGCTCATGAAGGCGAGCGGCGCGGCCGAGCGCATTTTCGAGCTGATCGACAGGACGCCCGCGATTCCGCTCAGCGACGGCGAGCGCCCGGCGAGCGTGGAGGGCGCGCTCGTTTTCGAGGGTGTGACGTTCGCCTATCCGACGCGCAAGGACGTGCCGGTGTTGCGGGGCATCGATCTGTCGATTCGCCCCGGCGAGGTGGTGGCGCTGGTCGGGCCCTCGGGGGCGGGGAAGTCGACGATCGCATCGATGCTCCTGCGCCTGTACGACCCGGCGGGCGGCAGGGTGCTCCTCGACGGCAAGAGCCTCGCGTCGATCTCACCGGAATGGCTGCGCCGCCAGGTGGGCATCGTCGCGCAGGAGCCATTGCTGTTTTCGTGCAGCGTCGCCGACAACATCCGTTATGGCCGCCCCGACGCGACCGACGCCGAGGTGGAGGCCGCGGCGCGCGCGGCGAACGCGCACGAGTTCGTGTCGAGGTTCCCCGAGGGGTACGCGACGCTCGTGGGCGAGCGCGGGGTGCAGCTTTCGGGCGGGCAAAAGCAGCGCGTGGCCATCGCGCGCGCGGTGCTCAAGGATCCGAAGATCCTCGTCCTCGACGAGGCGACGAGCGCGCTCGACGCCGAGAGCGAGCACCTCGTCAAGGAGGCCCTCGACCGGCTGATGAAGGACAGGACCACGCTGGTCATCGCCCACCGCCTCTCGACCGTGATGGGCGCCGACCGGGTGGTGGTGCTCGAAGACGGCCGCATGGTGCAGAGCGGCGACCACGCATCGCTGATGCGCGACGGTGGCCTGTATCGCAAATTGGTCGAGCGGCAGCTCGATGGTGGGCAAGCCCTCGCCGCGTCGGCGAAAGTCACGGTGACGCCGAGCGAAGCGGCTGCGAGTGCCTGA
- a CDS encoding Ku protein, whose translation MAARSTASASISFGLVSIPVKMYTTVSSHHIGFHMLHKKCGTRVKQQLICPYDKEVVERSQTMRGYEYGKERYVEITDEDLDAVRLERTDRIDILEFVPEETVDLLYLDRTHFLGPDKGAGRAYKLLADAMERNGRIAVGRFGVRGQDQLVLLRPYKGGLIMHQMHYADEVRSIDDIPQPGKVEFKKAEQDLADQLVDQLSTDAFQPEKYHDEYEERLTAAIEKKVAGEEITAPPERPEAQVIDLFEALKRSLGAKPTPGDQEEPPTQQILQAEGTEEEEAPAPSTKRRPAVKKATHRTTHRKPREKKSA comes from the coding sequence ATGGCTGCACGATCCACGGCATCGGCCTCGATCTCGTTCGGACTGGTCTCCATTCCGGTCAAGATGTACACGACCGTATCGAGCCATCACATCGGGTTTCACATGCTGCACAAGAAGTGTGGCACTCGCGTAAAACAGCAGTTGATCTGCCCCTACGACAAGGAAGTGGTCGAGCGCTCGCAGACGATGCGCGGCTACGAGTACGGAAAAGAGAGATACGTCGAGATCACGGACGAGGATCTCGACGCGGTGCGTTTGGAGCGGACGGACCGAATCGACATCCTCGAGTTCGTCCCCGAGGAGACGGTCGACCTGCTCTACCTCGACCGCACGCACTTCCTCGGCCCTGACAAGGGCGCGGGGCGCGCGTACAAGCTGCTCGCCGACGCGATGGAGCGCAACGGGCGCATCGCGGTCGGGCGATTCGGCGTCCGTGGGCAGGATCAGCTCGTCCTTTTGCGACCCTACAAGGGCGGGCTGATCATGCACCAGATGCATTACGCCGACGAGGTGCGCTCGATCGACGACATCCCCCAGCCCGGGAAGGTCGAGTTCAAGAAGGCGGAGCAGGACCTGGCCGACCAGCTCGTCGACCAGCTCTCGACCGACGCCTTCCAGCCGGAAAAATACCACGACGAATACGAGGAGCGCCTGACGGCGGCCATCGAAAAGAAGGTCGCTGGCGAGGAGATCACGGCGCCGCCCGAGCGGCCCGAGGCGCAGGTGATCGACCTCTTCGAGGCCCTCAAGCGAAGCCTCGGCGCCAAGCCGACGCCGGGTGACCAGGAAGAGCCGCCGACCCAGCAGATCCTGCAAGCGGAAGGGACGGAAGAAGAGGAAGCTCCGGCTCCCTCGACAAAACGCCGCCCGGCCGTGAAGAAGGCGACGCACAGGACGACGCACAGAAAGCCGCGCGAGAAGAAGTCGGCATAA
- a CDS encoding phage head spike fiber domain-containing protein, with product MAAIASLATFTWGCQFLSGVDGDLVLSAGGGDGPVGVEGEPLTWEATDPGGSPVYELPEWLSIKNTSDKLTSQHGDVLMTGYGPNAARPRKVGEKWGLAIEKERTNYVIDSAWFGAGWNPGEPPMSVTPGEADPTKGDDLMEGVRFASNGQEQSNWTTVGVGGVMASSWVRGVTGTDPYAYFAFGDNWQDVKSGEWVRYEVPYTAGERKLRFETQGFKPAPITTSTAVIAYGAQVEEGKYPSSFIPTFGEARLRDADALDVREDSVSPKGWFSVTIRFAPHYAMGEMESVHDIINLFRDQIFVRLQRDLETEMGTLVLRVPGSDAGVTNLKIGGLDWKREQPLTIVAWSTPDGRFLSIEGATTGNGEASSPVPAKPLVEPITKLSRILGEKNGAQESADLQYIQFR from the coding sequence GTGGCCGCGATCGCATCGCTCGCGACGTTCACGTGGGGTTGTCAGTTCCTGAGCGGGGTGGACGGAGATCTCGTGCTCAGCGCGGGTGGCGGCGATGGCCCGGTCGGCGTGGAGGGCGAGCCGCTCACGTGGGAGGCGACGGATCCGGGGGGGAGCCCGGTCTACGAGCTGCCCGAATGGCTCTCCATCAAGAATACTTCGGACAAGCTCACCTCGCAGCACGGGGACGTGTTGATGACGGGTTATGGTCCGAATGCGGCGCGGCCTCGCAAAGTGGGCGAGAAATGGGGCCTGGCGATCGAGAAGGAGCGGACGAACTACGTGATCGACAGCGCCTGGTTTGGCGCGGGCTGGAACCCGGGTGAGCCGCCGATGTCCGTCACGCCGGGCGAGGCGGATCCGACGAAGGGCGACGACCTCATGGAGGGCGTGCGTTTCGCTTCGAACGGGCAGGAGCAATCGAACTGGACGACCGTCGGGGTGGGAGGCGTCATGGCCTCTTCCTGGGTGCGCGGGGTGACGGGCACCGATCCTTATGCCTATTTCGCGTTCGGTGACAACTGGCAGGACGTCAAATCCGGCGAATGGGTGCGCTACGAGGTCCCGTACACGGCCGGCGAGAGGAAGCTCCGCTTCGAGACGCAGGGCTTCAAGCCGGCGCCGATCACGACGTCGACCGCGGTCATTGCTTACGGAGCGCAGGTGGAGGAGGGGAAGTACCCCTCGAGCTTCATCCCGACGTTCGGTGAGGCGAGGCTGCGCGACGCCGACGCGCTGGACGTGAGGGAGGACAGCGTGTCCCCGAAGGGCTGGTTTTCCGTGACAATCCGGTTCGCGCCCCACTACGCGATGGGCGAGATGGAGTCGGTGCACGACATCATCAATCTGTTCCGGGATCAGATCTTCGTCCGTTTGCAGAGGGATCTGGAGACGGAGATGGGCACCCTCGTGCTGCGGGTGCCGGGCTCGGACGCGGGGGTGACGAACCTGAAGATCGGGGGGCTCGACTGGAAGCGAGAGCAGCCGCTCACGATCGTGGCGTGGAGCACGCCGGACGGGCGCTTCTTGAGCATCGAGGGCGCAACGACAGGCAATGGCGAGGCGTCGAGCCCGGTGCCAGCGAAGCCGCTCGTGGAGCCAATAACGAAGCTATCGCGAATCCTGGGCGAGAAGAACGGGGCGCAGGAGAGCGCGGACCTGCAGTACATTCAGTTTCGGTGA
- a CDS encoding amidohydrolase family protein encodes MNPTRACLLLGLGAVILVACSDTDGASAPSKPLPVATSSSSGGGGEVGGAGGMAGAGGMAGAGGMAGAGGMAGAGGMAGAGGGGGMGGAGGGPPVEGDCTTDSGLPEIVKVGLPGKLVLRGCVVTPDQAFNGEVLIESDTLTCVAGSCADAPGASDATVVVTHGIVMPGMIDAHNHILFDVFDESDWVPAKVYGNHNQWTQEAKYGALVDAKQYLNGEGTPNLDPGFGCEMNKYGELKGLVAGTTSIVGAANPGDKTCYGSLARTVDQKPNDLGADKIQVSTLFPPSSGEAVCTNVAADKTDAYIIHCGEGVDASALAEFAKLGTATTTKECLYSPETTIVHGTAFGEAELTAMAEHGMSLVWSPRSNVFLYGGGTELGKTTNVPLALAKGINVALAPDWSIGGSQNLLDELRFADVVDNGVWGDVLTAKMLVDMVTVNAAKALGLSQTIGALKVGMKADVTVIAGDGAKPYDAVLAATPSKVSLVVVNGVPLYGDAALVDLGQKSPGCEALEICGSEKFACVAEAGGTATNKLGQTLAEIKSVLETELQAYDAMDLSEWNFAPIAPLVKCP; translated from the coding sequence GTGAATCCGACGCGCGCGTGCTTGCTGTTGGGGTTGGGCGCGGTGATCCTGGTGGCTTGCTCGGATACGGACGGCGCCTCCGCACCGAGCAAGCCGCTGCCTGTGGCGACGTCGTCGAGCAGCGGCGGCGGCGGCGAAGTCGGGGGCGCAGGCGGAATGGCCGGCGCGGGCGGGATGGCCGGCGCGGGCGGGATGGCCGGCGCCGGTGGGATGGCAGGTGCCGGTGGGATGGCCGGCGCGGGCGGGGGCGGCGGAATGGGCGGCGCCGGGGGCGGTCCGCCGGTCGAAGGCGATTGCACGACCGACAGCGGCCTGCCCGAGATCGTGAAGGTGGGATTGCCCGGAAAGCTCGTTCTGCGGGGGTGCGTGGTCACGCCCGATCAGGCTTTCAACGGCGAGGTGCTGATCGAGAGCGACACGCTGACGTGCGTGGCCGGCTCGTGCGCCGATGCGCCCGGCGCGAGCGATGCGACGGTGGTGGTCACGCACGGCATCGTGATGCCGGGGATGATCGACGCCCACAACCACATTCTCTTCGACGTCTTCGATGAATCCGACTGGGTGCCGGCGAAGGTGTACGGCAACCACAACCAGTGGACGCAGGAGGCGAAATACGGGGCGCTCGTCGACGCGAAGCAATACCTGAACGGCGAGGGCACGCCGAACCTCGACCCGGGCTTCGGCTGCGAGATGAACAAGTACGGCGAGCTGAAGGGGCTCGTCGCCGGGACGACCTCCATCGTGGGCGCGGCGAACCCGGGCGACAAGACCTGTTATGGCTCGCTCGCCCGCACCGTGGACCAGAAGCCGAACGACCTCGGCGCGGACAAGATCCAGGTCTCGACGCTGTTTCCGCCCTCGAGCGGAGAGGCCGTCTGCACCAATGTCGCGGCCGACAAGACGGACGCTTACATCATTCACTGCGGCGAGGGCGTCGACGCGTCGGCCCTGGCCGAATTCGCCAAGCTCGGCACGGCGACCACGACCAAGGAGTGCCTTTATTCGCCCGAGACGACCATCGTGCACGGGACTGCGTTTGGAGAGGCCGAGCTGACGGCCATGGCCGAGCACGGGATGAGCCTCGTGTGGTCGCCGCGCTCGAACGTCTTTCTGTACGGCGGAGGCACCGAGCTCGGCAAGACGACGAACGTGCCGCTCGCCCTGGCGAAGGGGATCAACGTGGCGCTCGCGCCGGATTGGTCGATCGGCGGCAGCCAGAACCTCCTCGACGAGCTGCGGTTCGCGGACGTCGTCGACAATGGGGTCTGGGGCGACGTGCTCACGGCCAAGATGCTCGTCGACATGGTGACCGTGAACGCGGCCAAGGCGCTCGGGCTCTCGCAGACGATCGGCGCGTTGAAGGTCGGGATGAAGGCGGACGTGACGGTCATCGCGGGCGACGGGGCGAAGCCCTACGACGCGGTGCTCGCTGCGACGCCGAGCAAGGTGTCGCTCGTCGTGGTGAACGGGGTCCCGCTCTATGGCGACGCGGCCCTCGTGGATCTCGGGCAAAAGTCCCCGGGCTGCGAGGCGCTCGAGATCTGCGGGAGCGAGAAGTTCGCGTGCGTGGCCGAGGCGGGCGGGACGGCGACGAACAAGCTCGGTCAGACGCTCGCGGAGATCAAATCGGTCCTCGAGACCGAGCTTCAGGCGTACGACGCGATGGACCTCTCGGAGTGGAATTTCGCCCCGATCGCGCCGCTCGTGAAATGCCCGTGA
- a CDS encoding amidohydrolase family protein, which yields MSRSKWTGFFLAGFFAAGLFGTGAAAQPRPQPAQPAQPAAVKPIAVVGAKLHTGTGEVIEDGTIVIENGLIARVGKGVAVPAGAEKIDVKGAEVTPGLVDSLTAVGLVEVGLEPATHDDDQGGKDPIRAAFRAADGYNPASSVIGITRAEGVTSVGVIPTGGLISGQSAWADLAGAAAPDALAQSPLAMHVHLGALNDDRGGPASALLRLREVLDDARTFQKNRAAWERNQSRPFSASRLDLEALAGTLGGKVPVVFHVDRAADILSTLAVAKEMGLRPVIAGGAEAWKVAARLSAEKVPVMVNPIEPGPKSFDELGSRADNAALLHAAGVPVVITTGDTHNARKLRQLAGNAVRAGLPHEAAITAITRAPAEALGMGARYGTLAPGKVANLVVWSGDPLEISTRAVAVVIRGKRVELSNRQTALLARYRKLR from the coding sequence GTGTCTCGATCGAAGTGGACCGGGTTTTTCCTGGCAGGGTTTTTCGCGGCGGGCCTCTTTGGCACGGGCGCCGCGGCGCAGCCTCGCCCGCAGCCCGCGCAGCCGGCCCAGCCCGCGGCGGTCAAGCCGATCGCGGTGGTCGGCGCGAAGCTGCACACGGGCACGGGCGAGGTGATCGAGGACGGCACGATCGTCATCGAAAACGGCCTCATTGCGCGGGTGGGCAAGGGCGTCGCGGTCCCTGCGGGAGCGGAGAAGATCGACGTGAAAGGGGCCGAGGTGACGCCTGGCCTCGTCGATTCGCTCACGGCGGTCGGCCTCGTCGAGGTCGGGCTCGAGCCCGCGACGCACGACGACGATCAAGGCGGCAAAGACCCGATCCGCGCCGCCTTCCGCGCCGCCGACGGCTACAATCCCGCCTCGTCCGTCATTGGCATCACCCGCGCCGAGGGCGTGACCTCGGTCGGCGTGATCCCGACGGGCGGCTTGATCTCGGGCCAATCCGCGTGGGCCGACCTCGCGGGCGCGGCGGCTCCGGACGCGCTCGCGCAGAGCCCGCTCGCAATGCACGTGCACCTCGGCGCCCTGAACGACGATCGCGGCGGCCCCGCCTCGGCGCTCCTGCGCCTGCGCGAGGTGCTCGACGACGCTCGTACGTTCCAGAAAAACCGCGCGGCGTGGGAGCGCAACCAGAGCCGTCCATTCTCGGCGAGCCGGCTCGATCTCGAGGCGCTCGCGGGGACGCTCGGGGGCAAGGTGCCTGTGGTGTTTCACGTGGACCGGGCGGCGGACATCCTCTCGACGCTCGCGGTGGCGAAGGAAATGGGGCTGCGCCCGGTGATTGCGGGCGGCGCGGAGGCGTGGAAGGTCGCGGCGCGGCTCTCGGCGGAGAAGGTGCCGGTGATGGTCAATCCGATCGAGCCGGGCCCGAAATCGTTCGACGAGCTCGGCTCGCGCGCCGACAACGCGGCGCTCTTGCACGCGGCGGGGGTGCCGGTGGTGATCACGACGGGCGACACGCACAACGCGCGCAAGCTGCGGCAGCTCGCGGGCAACGCGGTGCGCGCGGGGCTGCCGCACGAGGCGGCCATCACGGCCATCACGCGCGCCCCGGCCGAGGCGCTCGGGATGGGCGCGCGGTATGGAACGCTCGCGCCGGGCAAGGTCGCGAACCTCGTGGTCTGGTCCGGCGATCCGCTGGAGATCTCGACGCGCGCGGTGGCCGTGGTGATCCGAGGCAAGCGGGTGGAGCTGTCGAATCGGCAGACGGCGCTTTTGGCGAGGTATCGGAAGCTGCGGTGA
- a CDS encoding DUF938 domain-containing protein: protein MLLSSSPATIHEVAPHMKRHAPAADRNRTPILDVLRPLLHDGALVLEIASGSGQHVVHFAASLPSVTFQPTDADGSALASIEAHLAEAALPNILPPLHLDASAASWPVTRADAVVCINMIHISPFACTEGLFAGANRVLPPGGLLYLYGPYRFSGAFTAPSNEAFDASLRAQNPAWGVRDVDDLVRLASAAGIAHEATIPMPANNHSLIFRKRA, encoded by the coding sequence ATGCTGCTAAGCTCCTCGCCCGCAACGATACACGAGGTCGCACCCCACATGAAGCGCCACGCCCCCGCCGCCGATCGCAACAGGACGCCCATCCTCGACGTTCTCCGCCCGCTCCTTCACGACGGCGCCCTCGTCCTCGAGATCGCGAGCGGCAGCGGACAGCACGTCGTCCACTTCGCCGCGAGCCTGCCGAGCGTCACCTTCCAGCCGACGGACGCGGACGGCAGCGCGCTCGCCAGCATCGAGGCCCATCTCGCGGAGGCGGCCCTGCCGAACATCCTGCCGCCGCTTCACCTCGACGCGTCCGCCGCGAGCTGGCCCGTCACGCGCGCCGATGCCGTCGTTTGCATCAACATGATCCATATCTCGCCCTTCGCCTGCACCGAGGGCCTCTTCGCCGGCGCCAATCGCGTGCTGCCGCCCGGCGGACTGCTCTATCTCTACGGCCCGTACCGCTTCTCGGGCGCCTTCACGGCCCCGAGCAACGAGGCATTCGACGCGTCCCTGCGCGCCCAGAACCCGGCCTGGGGCGTGCGCGACGTGGACGATCTCGTCCGGCTGGCCAGCGCGGCGGGCATTGCGCACGAGGCGACGATCCCGATGCCGGCCAACAATCACTCGCTCATTTTTCGCAAGCGCGCCTGA